From one Streptomyces sp. ICC1 genomic stretch:
- a CDS encoding ABC transporter permease subunit, with protein sequence MKTSARPETGAAVHTGQAAPARTRLSWVDFAVAAAVLVLGYLILQVGKGTTVNFDPADVPDVDTDPAKLPYYAARSVLRMFIALIASVVFTFGYAYAAARSRRLERVLIPLLDILQSVPVLGFLSVLVTFFVALFPGSLLGLECAVIFAIFTSQAWNMTFGFYATLTSLPRELDEVSRSFGFTRWMRFWRVEVPAGAIDLVWNGMMSFAGGWFMLVASEAVSVSGHDYAVPGLGSYAGTAIGEGDLGKVAWVIVAMTVTIVTVNFVFWRPLTAWAEKFKNEQSESTEVQRSYVLDFLRRSHWPALLGRATAPAREATGRAARVLGRDDMALSVDPARRRTGDIVFAVVAGAVILWGLYDLVGYLRRETGLGVFGEPLLLGLITFVRVIVLVAAATVVWVPVGVWIGSSPKLTKIAQPVVQVLASFPANLLFPVAVWFFLRTGLNINIGCVLLMALGAQWYILFNAIAGAMSIPSDLKEAMDDLGVRGLQRWKRLIIPAVFPSYVTGGITASGGAWNASIVGEVVTFAGTTLSATGLGAYIFHATEAGDYPELIAGIAVMSLYVVGLNRLFWRPLYRLAERRYSI encoded by the coding sequence ATGAAGACCTCCGCCCGCCCCGAGACGGGCGCCGCCGTCCACACCGGTCAGGCGGCCCCCGCGCGCACCCGCCTGTCGTGGGTGGACTTCGCGGTGGCCGCCGCCGTCCTCGTGCTCGGGTACCTGATCCTCCAGGTCGGCAAGGGCACCACCGTCAACTTCGACCCCGCCGACGTCCCCGACGTGGACACGGACCCCGCGAAGCTCCCGTACTACGCGGCCCGCAGCGTCCTGCGCATGTTCATCGCGCTGATCGCGTCGGTGGTGTTCACCTTCGGGTACGCCTACGCCGCCGCCCGCAGCCGGCGGCTCGAACGGGTGCTGATCCCGCTCCTCGACATCCTGCAGTCCGTACCCGTCCTCGGGTTCCTGTCCGTCCTCGTCACGTTCTTCGTCGCCCTGTTCCCCGGGTCCCTGCTCGGCCTGGAGTGCGCGGTCATCTTCGCCATCTTCACCTCCCAGGCCTGGAACATGACCTTCGGGTTCTACGCCACGCTGACCTCCCTGCCGCGCGAACTCGACGAGGTCTCCCGCTCGTTCGGCTTCACCCGCTGGATGCGCTTCTGGCGCGTGGAGGTCCCCGCCGGGGCCATCGACCTCGTCTGGAACGGCATGATGAGCTTCGCCGGCGGCTGGTTCATGCTCGTCGCCTCCGAGGCCGTCTCCGTCTCCGGACACGACTACGCCGTCCCCGGCCTCGGCTCCTACGCCGGCACGGCGATCGGGGAGGGCGACCTCGGCAAGGTCGCCTGGGTCATCGTCGCCATGACCGTCACCATCGTCACCGTCAACTTCGTCTTCTGGCGGCCCCTCACCGCCTGGGCCGAGAAGTTCAAGAACGAGCAGTCCGAGTCCACCGAGGTGCAGCGCAGCTACGTCCTGGACTTCCTGCGCCGCTCCCACTGGCCCGCCCTCCTCGGCCGCGCCACCGCCCCCGCCCGCGAGGCCACCGGCCGGGCCGCCCGCGTACTGGGCCGGGACGACATGGCGCTGTCCGTGGACCCGGCCCGTCGGCGCACCGGCGACATCGTCTTCGCGGTCGTCGCCGGAGCCGTCATCCTGTGGGGCCTGTACGACCTGGTCGGCTACCTGCGGCGCGAGACCGGCCTCGGGGTCTTCGGCGAACCGCTGCTGCTCGGGCTGATCACCTTCGTCCGGGTGATCGTGCTGGTCGCCGCCGCCACCGTCGTCTGGGTGCCCGTGGGCGTCTGGATCGGCTCCTCGCCCAAGCTCACGAAGATCGCCCAGCCGGTCGTACAGGTGCTGGCGAGCTTCCCCGCGAACCTGCTCTTCCCCGTCGCGGTGTGGTTCTTCCTCAGGACCGGCCTGAACATCAACATCGGCTGCGTCCTGCTGATGGCCCTCGGCGCGCAGTGGTACATCCTCTTCAACGCCATCGCCGGCGCCATGTCCATCCCCTCCGACCTCAAGGAGGCCATGGACGACCTCGGCGTCCGCGGGCTCCAGCGCTGGAAGCGCCTGATCATCCCGGCCGTGTTCCCCTCGTACGTCACCGGCGGCATCACCGCCTCGGGCGGCGCCTGGAACGCCTCGATCGTCGGCGAGGTCGTCACCTTCGCCGGCACCACCCTCTCCGCGACCGGCCTCGGCGCGTACATCTTCCACGCCACCGAGGCCGGCGACTACCCCGAGCTGATCGCCGGCATCGCCGTCATGAGCCTGTACGTCGTCGGGCTCAACCGGCTGTTCTGGCGGCCCCTGTACCGGCTGGCCGAGCGCCGGTACTCCATCTGA